One window of Athalia rosae chromosome 4, iyAthRosa1.1, whole genome shotgun sequence genomic DNA carries:
- the LOC125500777 gene encoding uncharacterized protein F54H12.2-like isoform X1 → MPPLDGVQLVSSDGKTPTAAAIAAPVNNLLHSLFSQVDVFFNQKLVSPANNAYAYRAYMETLLNYNNTAKNSHLTTTLWYGDTAGRMDELSAVNKGFAERERLFKNGSSVDLLGHLHCDVFNQEKFILNGVELRLRLVRSRDAFCIMETTNAHTMHILEATLLVRRVTIHPGVLLAHARALAKGTAKYPLTRVEVKAMTIHGGVHGETLDNVFLGQLPKRIIIGFVDNKAFNGDRTRNPFNFQHFETNFLSLYVDGQQIPSKPLQPDFTKSRNLVRHGSVRIEVRFEEALEKSINCVVYAEFDNILEIDSSRQVIVDFGG, encoded by the coding sequence ATGCCGCCTTTGGATGGGGTGCAGCTGGTGAGCTCGGACGGTAAGACCCCGACAGCGGCGGCGATCGCAGCTCCTGTGAACAACCTGTTGCACTCGTTGTTCAGTCAAGTGGACGTCTTCTTCAATCAAAAACTCGTCTCCCCGGCCAacaacgcgtacgcgtacagaGCATACATGGAGACTCTGTTAAATTACAACAATACGGCCAAAAATTCGCATCTGACGACCACGCTGTGGTACGGGGATACCGCCGGCAGAATGGACGAACTGAGTGCCGTTAATAAGGGTTTCGCAGAGCGCGAACGATTATTCAAGAACGGCTCCAGCGTTGATTTATTGGGACACCTTCATTGCGACGTGTTCAATCaggagaaattcattctaaaCGGCGTGGAGTTGCGATTGCGTCTGGTGAGATCGCGGGACGCCTTCTGCATCATGGAAACCACCAACGCTCACACGATGCACATTCTAGAGGCCACTCTGCTCGTTCGACGAGTCACGATACACCCCGGCGTGTTGTTGGCGCACGCCAGAGCTCTGGCGAAAGGGACGGCCAAGTATCCGCTCACCAGGGTCGAGGTCAAGGCAATGACGATTCACGGCGGGGTGCACGGAGAAACGTTGGACAACGTGTTTCTCGGCCAGCTGCCGAAGAGAATAATCATCGGATTCGTCGATAACAAGGCCTTCAACGGCGACCGAACGCGCAacccgttcaattttcaacattttgaaacCAACTTTCTGTCTCTGTACGTCGACGGCCAGCAAATACCCTCGAAACCCCTGCAACCGGACTTTACGAAATCAAGGAATTTGGTCAGACACGGCAGCGTTCGAATAGAGGTACGTTTCGAAGAGGCGCTCGAGAAGTCGATAAACTGCGTCGTGTACGCAGAATTCgacaatattttggaaattgattCAAGTCGTCAAGTTATCGTGGATTTCGGTGGCTGA
- the LOC125500777 gene encoding uncharacterized protein LOC125500777 isoform X2: MNKDEFYLTLPSNSSMRYFGDNTTTKYTTQLPRQIELTGEWKVALVEVQYPTTLQTVTAGSNTVRLHQHISPKPADLFDDIPKSKDNRVTAHVLRIQPGVYTGIEQIVRALSGVSLLAKHFEFGYAGIAKDRIAVTRICGCTTGHYLSFSPGLYQQLGFTKVTQNIVKTLEADHPYNVTAGMPAQMFVYCDITEPRIVGDVYAPLLRIVQTNGKDLRHGSSETKTLSPPHYLPLLNSNFRTIDIDIRDQLRRPLPFTHGTLTVTLRFRRIH; the protein is encoded by the coding sequence ATGAACAAGGATGAGTTTTATCTGACGCTACCGAGTAACAGCTCGATGCGATACTTTGGAGACAACACCACGACGAAATACACCACGCAATTGCCGCGACAGATAGAGCTAACCGGCGAATGGAAGGTTGCCCTTGTAGAGGTTCAATATCCAACGACTCTTCAAACGGTGACCGCTGGGTCCAACACCGTAAGATTGCATCAGCACATCTCACCGAAGCCGGCGGATCTCTTCGACGATATACCAAAGTCCAAGGACAATCGCGTCACCGCTCACGTGCTACGCATACAGCCGGGCGTTTACACCGGCATCGAACAGATCGTGCGAGCTCTGAGTGGCGTCTCGCTTCTGGCAAAACATTTCGAATTCGGTTACGCCGGTATCGCGAAGGATCGCATCGCCGTTACTCGCATCTGCGGGTGTACCACCGGCCACTACTTGTCGTTTTCCCCCGGTCTGTATCAACAGCTCGGTTTCACCAAAGTAACGCAAAACATCGTCAAGACTTTGGAGGCGGATCACCCTTACAACGTAACGGCTGGTATGCCTGCGCAAATGTTCGTCTACTGCGACATCACGGAACCGCGAATCGTAGGAGACGTCTACGCTCCTCTGTTACGCATAGTGCAGACCAACGGCAAAGATCTTCGCCACGGGAGTTCGGAGACCAAAACGTTGTCTCCGCCGCATTATCTGCCCTTACTGAACTCTAACTTTCGCacgatcgatatcgatataagGGATCAGCTGAGAAGGCCGTTGCCATTCACCCACGGGACGTTGACGGTAACGCTGCGCTTCAGGAGAATACACTAA
- the LOC125500592 gene encoding uncharacterized protein LOC125500592 produces MKFLEKLYYDSSNPAGYGGARGLKRAVRGKKISLAAVDDWLASQDAYTRHKTIRRRFPRAHYSVQNVDDLWEADLADLRSLKQYNDGYNYLLVVIDVLSKFAWVRALKGKTAGTVAKVFEDLLESTERRPMHLQTDKGKEFVGAQFQKMLAGRNVRHRVTRNPDVKASVAERFNRTLKERM; encoded by the coding sequence ATGAAGTTTCTGGAGAAGCTGTACTACGACTCGTCCAACCCCGCGGGATACGGGGGTGCACGCGGATTGAAGCGAGCCgttagaggaaagaaaatatcttTGGCAGCCGTCGACGATTGGTTAGCCTCCCAGGACGCGTACACGCGGCACAAAACGATACGAAGAAGATTTCCGCGAGCCCACTACAGCGTACAAAACGTCGACGATCTGTGGGAGGCCGATCTCGCCGACCTTAGATCGCTGAAACAGTACAACGACGGGTACAACTACCTTCTCGTTGTCATAGATGTGTTGAGCAAGTTCGCGTGGGTGCGAGCGTTGAAGGGCAAGACCGCGGGTACGGTTGCGAAGGTTTTCGAGGATTTGCTGGAATCGACTGAGCGACGACCGATGCATCTGCAGACCGACAAGGGAAAGGAGTTCGTAGGCGCCCAATTCCAAAAGATGCTCGCCGGCCGTAACGTGCGGCATCGCGTCACCCGAAACCCCGACGTGAAAGCAAGCGTGGCGGAGCGCTTCAACCGCACCCTGAAGGAACGAATGTAG